Proteins encoded together in one Nostoc sp. PCC 7524 window:
- a CDS encoding KGK domain-containing protein, whose amino-acid sequence MEENFSLSNCSNDDALSVKDKVFKILQIKEAIKKSFSGELSNELYKALNNCGVSIDPGGYLVGNKFYRCNNQWFNQGIDCEILKPGSQGWQTGKLKIKVTLEFIPDQPNIPEPESPLDDLRRMMNE is encoded by the coding sequence ATGGAAGAGAACTTTAGTTTAAGTAATTGTAGTAATGATGATGCTTTATCTGTGAAAGATAAAGTATTTAAAATACTTCAAATTAAGGAAGCAATTAAAAAATCATTTTCTGGAGAATTGTCTAATGAACTTTACAAAGCCTTAAATAATTGTGGAGTATCTATAGATCCTGGGGGATATTTAGTAGGTAATAAGTTTTATAGATGTAACAATCAATGGTTTAATCAAGGAATAGATTGTGAAATACTAAAGCCTGGTAGTCAAGGTTGGCAAACAGGAAAACTAAAAATTAAAGTCACCTTAGAGTTTATACCTGATCAACCTAATATTCCTGAACCAGAATCACCTCTTGATGACCTCCGTCGTATGATGAACGAGTAA
- a CDS encoding dynamin-like GTPase family protein has protein sequence MPDLPFQCHNLKEQVESILQLLQQEPSLRSQDITPVQTALGKAISPRFEIVFAGAFSAGKSMLINALLERELLYSAEGHATGTECKIEYAQLNQERVVLTFLSEAEIQEQAAALSQQLGFKTAANLNQTEVVGLLYQGCEAIIQQEGGESKSERAKQAKALILLLQGFEANRQHLHTINNATYSMEQFNFSNLKEAAGYARRGSNSAVLKQIEYYCNHPLLQDGNVIIDTPGIDAPVEKDAQLTYAKIQHPDTSAVVCVLKPASAGDMTKEETELLEKMRQNGGIRDRVFYVFNRIDETWYNAQLRQRLDNLINGQFRDHSRVYKTSGLLGFYGSQIKQTTAKDRFGLDSIFADSVKGFNGQEETPQFVYAFNNYCVNSGKLNSTNFRISLNGFESPNANYVRILHEQGTPLINQLIQDSGIEEFRTAITHYLTAEKRPQLFKNLADDLEDICIKLKKHYQLCHRNLDSQPREIETMKAYELQRLNQQLQQVGRDFSQHITDEVNQVINNACDGFEADFKQLQSRMIRRLDELLDTFSVADAYRRATMSHPRNATAPLLAILVEAFYYLANQLEDILVEASCELIANLFQRLIERVRKSDYYRQLYRLLGSDAGIEQELKALEKQVSQSLVDAASVECDRFVRESHLFYDEGTFSIYQFRQTLLQTSQSYDCESMVEAEPAIRQLLKLDFEPKVSQTIRKTFRQTINQILKTQLLPMTETQSDEILQQYPQARVYLEKTLQQEAEEKIANNRRLLGAVEQKIEVYNLAVSHINGCLQAMQLYDHLLPMINIGEFDLADGIAATNGVIISDGLLGGLAQI, from the coding sequence ATGCCAGACTTACCTTTTCAGTGTCATAATTTAAAAGAGCAAGTTGAGTCTATATTACAACTTTTACAACAAGAACCATCATTGCGATCGCAAGATATTACCCCTGTACAAACTGCTTTAGGTAAAGCCATTTCTCCCAGGTTTGAAATTGTCTTTGCAGGTGCATTTAGTGCAGGTAAATCCATGTTGATTAATGCCCTATTAGAACGGGAGTTACTCTACAGTGCAGAAGGACACGCCACAGGTACAGAATGCAAAATTGAATATGCACAACTAAATCAAGAACGGGTAGTTTTAACCTTTTTAAGTGAGGCAGAAATTCAAGAACAAGCAGCTGCTTTGTCTCAACAATTAGGATTTAAAACAGCAGCTAATCTGAATCAAACTGAAGTTGTGGGCTTGTTATATCAAGGATGTGAAGCCATCATTCAGCAAGAAGGTGGAGAAAGTAAATCAGAACGCGCTAAACAAGCTAAAGCATTAATATTATTGTTGCAAGGATTTGAGGCTAACCGTCAACATCTTCATACCATCAATAATGCTACCTATTCAATGGAGCAATTTAATTTTTCTAACCTGAAAGAAGCGGCGGGATATGCACGGCGTGGCAGCAATAGCGCAGTTTTAAAACAGATTGAATATTATTGCAATCATCCCCTGTTACAAGATGGTAACGTAATTATTGACACCCCTGGGATTGATGCGCCAGTCGAGAAGGATGCACAGTTAACTTACGCCAAAATTCAACATCCCGATACATCGGCGGTGGTGTGTGTGCTAAAACCTGCGTCGGCTGGGGATATGACGAAGGAAGAAACGGAACTTTTAGAAAAAATGCGGCAGAATGGCGGGATACGCGATCGCGTGTTTTATGTGTTCAACCGCATAGACGAAACTTGGTATAATGCCCAGTTAAGGCAACGACTGGATAATTTAATTAACGGACAGTTCCGCGATCACAGTCGAGTTTATAAAACCAGTGGCTTACTTGGGTTTTACGGAAGTCAGATTAAACAGACAACTGCAAAAGATAGATTTGGCCTAGACTCTATCTTTGCAGATAGTGTGAAAGGTTTCAATGGTCAGGAAGAAACACCACAGTTTGTTTACGCTTTTAATAACTATTGTGTCAACTCTGGCAAACTGAATTCTACTAATTTCCGCATATCCCTTAATGGTTTTGAATCACCAAATGCTAACTATGTGCGGATTTTACATGAACAGGGAACACCACTAATTAATCAGCTAATTCAAGACAGTGGTATTGAGGAATTTCGCACAGCTATCACGCATTATCTGACAGCAGAAAAGCGTCCCCAACTATTTAAAAATCTGGCAGATGACTTAGAAGATATTTGTATTAAGCTGAAAAAACACTATCAATTATGCCACCGCAATTTAGATAGTCAGCCCCGTGAAATCGAGACGATGAAAGCCTATGAATTGCAACGTCTTAATCAACAACTCCAACAAGTGGGTAGAGATTTTAGTCAGCATATTACAGACGAAGTTAACCAAGTAATTAACAATGCTTGTGATGGTTTTGAAGCAGATTTCAAACAATTACAATCGCGGATGATTCGCCGTTTAGATGAGTTGTTAGACACCTTTTCTGTAGCTGATGCCTATCGCCGTGCAACCATGAGTCATCCACGCAATGCTACCGCGCCGTTACTGGCAATTTTAGTCGAGGCGTTTTATTATTTAGCGAATCAATTGGAAGATATTTTAGTAGAAGCTTCCTGTGAACTGATTGCTAATCTTTTCCAAAGGTTAATAGAAAGGGTGCGTAAATCAGATTATTATCGTCAGTTGTATCGTTTGTTAGGTAGTGATGCGGGAATTGAACAAGAGTTAAAAGCTTTAGAAAAACAGGTATCTCAGTCGTTAGTAGATGCAGCGAGTGTAGAGTGCGATCGCTTTGTTCGAGAAAGTCATTTATTCTATGATGAGGGGACTTTTTCTATATATCAATTCCGGCAAACTTTGCTGCAAACTTCCCAAAGTTATGACTGTGAAAGTATGGTAGAAGCGGAACCAGCAATTAGGCAATTGTTGAAGTTAGATTTTGAGCCGAAGGTTTCGCAAACCATCCGCAAAACTTTTCGTCAGACGATTAACCAAATTCTCAAAACTCAATTATTGCCAATGACTGAGACACAATCCGACGAGATTTTACAACAGTATCCCCAAGCGCGAGTTTATTTAGAAAAAACTCTGCAACAAGAGGCTGAGGAGAAAATTGCTAATAATCGGCGTTTACTCGGTGCTGTAGAACAAAAAATTGAAGTTTACAATTTGGCGGTAAGTCATATTAATGGTTGTTTACAAGCAATGCAGTTATATGACCATCTTTTACCTATGATTAATATAGGTGAATTCGATTTGGCTGACGGTATTGCTGCTACTAATGGTGTGATTATCTCAGATGGTTTGTTGGGTGGGTTAGCACAGATTTAG
- a CDS encoding YbhB/YbcL family Raf kinase inhibitor-like protein, whose translation MRLLSNSFSADGMIPLKFSCEGEGISPSLKWEDAPIETQSFALIVDDPDAPNRTFVHWVLYDLPRQTNNLPEAIPNTPTVDGSGIQGKNDGEQFGYFPPCPPKGIHRYFFKLYALDGTLGLDFGATKEEVEAAMSGHILAKAELIGRYQKHHS comes from the coding sequence ATGAGACTGCTAAGTAATAGTTTTTCTGCTGATGGCATGATTCCACTCAAATTTTCTTGCGAAGGTGAAGGAATTTCCCCTTCATTAAAGTGGGAAGATGCACCCATAGAAACACAAAGTTTTGCCCTGATTGTCGATGATCCAGATGCACCAAATAGAACCTTTGTACATTGGGTTCTTTATGATTTACCTCGTCAAACCAACAACTTACCAGAGGCAATTCCTAATACACCTACGGTAGATGGAAGTGGTATTCAGGGTAAAAATGACGGCGAACAATTTGGTTATTTTCCTCCCTGTCCCCCGAAAGGAATTCATCGTTACTTTTTCAAGCTTTATGCTCTCGATGGGACTTTAGGGCTAGATTTTGGGGCTACCAAAGAAGAAGTAGAAGCTGCTATGTCAGGTCATATTTTGGCAAAAGCAGAGTTAATTGGACGTTATCAAAAACATCATTCTTAA
- a CDS encoding alpha-2-macroglobulin family protein produces the protein MIIKILMRFLLICTLTLGIAGCNFISISTKQQLPTVTPLTPPNLPDWIEQISPIGNAKPLNQIRIRFKEALIPVEQLDSPEQQNLLQKFALWPPLPGQFRFLTPRMVGFQPEQALPQATRLQVTLKAGLADLKNHRLDKDLAWTFNTEPIQLTNLPGVNPVEPAEIQPVDLQPKLQFTSNTELNLASVQEHLKLIPQGKNKGVNFKVALAKSEQPKESEDPLENFDPSAHNWVYDLFPQQRLDKGTNYRLIFSPGILPATGNLPTEKEFVSKLATYSPLAFKQINFYGQPDAGGTFGRFVQGSPQLEFNNILVADSARENIKIEPAPRDISRLLQIGDEDRFVAINPYALNPATNYTITIGKNLKDKFGQTLAKPVTLKYNTGDLAGDIWVPSDLHIFPSGQNLQLNISTVNLPESQYKAAYRVVQPTDLVSARGAYPQGNENDLLPKPNTWQSFKVSGKNNQQLDVTVPLREKLGANTGMLAYGVQARTNKYQENGKELWREPTTYGLVQLTNLGVFSQWFPDSGLIRVNHLSDGSPVKAAPVEIYQLRLDTKYRDPVQPCATGKTDNDGNLRLQRQDLQLCYRNNNKFVKSPELLVIARENQDWAFARTEEYSGVYGYGIDAGWREDKPVSRGVIFSDRQLYQPGEKAWLTGFADFLENGTIQQDKNASYQIILVNPDGQKTDLGTQTTNEFGTFSLELPINKTQKLGYYTVQAKGKDGREISGELRVAEFKPPNFKVELDLDKEFALLGEQIEVKAASNYLFGAPVGGGEAKYFVTRRQENFIPKGWEAFSFGRQWFWPEESPSVPSDVLQTNAKLDANGKTSQTVTVAKDLPYPMNYRVDVQVADVSNLSVASSQSFTALPSNRLIGLKTNFIANAGKDFPVEVIVTEPTGKPITNQRVRVELQQMKYSSVTQVVEGSRTAKNQVEYKTVAKAEITSSDSPQIVNLKPTESGSYRIRANFSNTQEELTATDSQIWVTGNNPVYWGSEEQNRLEVKLDKQEYQPGEIATALIQSPYPDAELYFAVIKDKPLYEQLTKVSGGAPQIQFQVTPEMLPNAAVEAVLVRQGAPINQVEPGSLDKLVKIGFTPFKVNLQEKYLKVQVTPLQASLEPGAESTIQLELKDNQNNPTQGQLTVMVVNEAVLQLSGYRPPDLVETVYAQQPISTRFSDNRPDVVIQPQDVAKPKGWGYGGGFSAGAANTRVRTDFQALAYYNASVLTDAEGKAQITFKLPDDLTTWRVMVVATDGNLRFGNGEATFITTKPLLTNAILPQFVRPGDRILAGLSVTNNTSTSGHLTINGELNGTVKFAQKNPNTTNLQTKTTSATQAYRFPMMAENVGVAQVRFTTQLNNTAADAFAVPLEVKPLEVTEQVVETGVTEKQVKIPLNVDKNVYPNAGGLDIQLASTLIPEIKAPAKQVLANDDLPFAEPAASQLMIAANLQTLAQKYSQTFAEFNPPQQANQAITQLQKLQIADGGFAAFPGQQKSDPWVSAYAAESLIQAQQAFPNGVDTAMLSRLKNYLQKVLANPGQYEFCKQQLCRTQLQLNALIALSELGDKRNSFLGEIYQQRNNFDIVTQIKLARYLSQFSEWQDESQQMLSQLQENIYETGRTAVISLPKSWGWMSSNTAIQAQALKLFIANQSQPEVIDKLFQSLLAQRRNGTWQTNYNNAQALTALVAYSQLQPTPPNFLATVQLAGKKLGENRFNGYQNPSLQLNVPMDKLPRGRHDLTLQKSGNGKLHYLVAYSYRLPGNQPGRFNGLRVTKAISKVGESKPLQKTGIYAFDKPLNVESGQVFDIGLEIIADHPVDHIVIKDPLPAGLEAVDQSFQTATAALQAQADSWQIGYRNIYRDRIIAYANHLEPGVYSLHYLVRSVTPGTFLWPGAEVHLQYAPEEFGRSASSTLQIE, from the coding sequence ATGATTATTAAAATATTGATGCGCTTCCTACTCATTTGTACACTCACATTAGGAATCGCAGGGTGCAACTTTATCAGCATATCGACAAAACAACAACTCCCAACTGTTACACCACTAACACCCCCCAACTTACCAGATTGGATTGAACAAATTAGCCCCATAGGTAACGCCAAACCTCTCAACCAAATTCGCATCCGCTTTAAAGAAGCATTAATTCCTGTCGAACAACTAGATAGTCCCGAACAACAAAACCTATTACAGAAATTTGCACTTTGGCCACCCTTACCCGGTCAATTTCGCTTTTTGACACCGCGCATGGTAGGCTTTCAACCAGAGCAAGCCTTACCCCAAGCCACCAGATTACAAGTTACCCTCAAAGCCGGATTAGCAGACTTAAAAAACCATCGCCTAGACAAAGATTTAGCTTGGACTTTTAACACAGAACCAATTCAACTAACTAACTTACCCGGTGTAAATCCTGTAGAACCAGCAGAAATTCAGCCAGTTGATTTACAGCCAAAACTGCAATTTACCTCCAATACAGAACTTAACTTAGCTTCTGTACAGGAACATCTCAAATTAATTCCTCAAGGTAAAAATAAAGGTGTTAATTTTAAAGTAGCATTGGCAAAATCAGAACAACCAAAAGAAAGTGAAGATCCTTTAGAAAACTTCGATCCTTCAGCACACAATTGGGTTTATGATTTATTTCCCCAGCAACGTTTAGACAAAGGTACTAATTATCGCCTGATTTTTTCTCCTGGTATCTTACCTGCAACTGGTAACTTACCCACCGAGAAAGAATTTGTCAGTAAATTAGCAACTTATTCACCCCTAGCATTTAAACAAATTAACTTTTACGGACAACCAGATGCAGGCGGCACGTTTGGCAGATTTGTCCAAGGAAGTCCCCAGCTAGAATTTAATAATATATTAGTAGCCGATTCTGCTAGAGAGAATATTAAAATTGAGCCTGCACCGCGAGATATTTCTCGTCTGCTACAAATCGGTGATGAAGATAGATTTGTAGCTATCAACCCCTATGCTTTAAATCCAGCTACTAACTATACAATTACTATTGGTAAAAATCTCAAAGATAAATTTGGTCAAACCTTAGCTAAACCTGTTACTCTCAAATATAATACTGGCGATTTAGCTGGTGATATTTGGGTACCTTCAGATTTACATATTTTCCCATCGGGGCAGAATTTACAACTCAATATTAGCACCGTTAACTTACCAGAATCTCAATATAAAGCCGCCTATCGGGTAGTTCAACCGACAGATTTAGTTTCCGCCAGAGGTGCTTATCCCCAAGGTAATGAAAATGATTTATTACCCAAACCAAATACATGGCAAAGCTTTAAAGTTTCAGGTAAAAATAATCAGCAATTAGATGTCACAGTACCACTACGAGAAAAGCTTGGTGCTAATACCGGAATGTTAGCCTATGGGGTGCAGGCACGCACCAATAAATATCAGGAAAACGGTAAAGAACTGTGGCGAGAACCTACAACTTATGGTTTAGTACAATTAACAAATTTGGGTGTATTTAGTCAATGGTTTCCTGATTCTGGTTTAATTCGCGTCAATCATCTCAGTGATGGTTCACCTGTAAAAGCTGCGCCTGTTGAAATTTATCAATTAAGATTAGATACTAAATATCGTGATCCAGTGCAACCTTGTGCTACGGGTAAAACAGATAATGATGGTAATTTAAGGCTTCAGCGTCAAGATTTACAGTTGTGTTATAGGAATAATAATAAATTTGTTAAATCACCAGAATTATTAGTAATTGCCCGTGAAAATCAAGATTGGGCATTTGCGAGAACTGAAGAATATAGCGGTGTTTATGGTTATGGTATTGATGCAGGTTGGAGAGAAGATAAACCTGTCTCTCGCGGTGTGATATTTTCAGATAGGCAGTTATATCAACCAGGAGAAAAAGCTTGGTTGACTGGGTTCGCTGACTTTTTAGAAAATGGCACTATTCAGCAAGATAAAAATGCTAGTTATCAAATAATTCTAGTAAATCCAGACGGACAGAAAACAGATTTAGGGACTCAAACTACAAATGAATTTGGGACGTTTTCTCTAGAATTACCAATTAACAAAACTCAAAAATTAGGTTACTATACAGTCCAAGCCAAGGGTAAAGATGGTAGAGAAATTTCCGGTGAGTTGCGAGTTGCTGAGTTTAAACCACCGAATTTTAAAGTCGAACTCGATTTAGACAAAGAATTTGCTTTGTTAGGTGAACAAATAGAGGTGAAAGCAGCGAGTAACTATTTATTTGGTGCGCCTGTAGGGGGAGGAGAAGCCAAATATTTCGTAACGCGTCGCCAGGAAAATTTTATCCCGAAAGGTTGGGAAGCATTTAGTTTTGGTAGACAATGGTTTTGGCCGGAGGAAAGTCCTTCAGTACCTAGTGATGTCTTGCAAACTAATGCCAAGTTAGATGCTAACGGTAAAACCAGTCAAACGGTAACGGTAGCGAAAGATTTACCTTATCCCATGAATTACCGTGTGGATGTACAAGTTGCAGATGTTTCTAATTTATCTGTGGCTAGTTCTCAATCTTTTACAGCTTTACCAAGTAACCGTCTGATTGGTTTAAAAACTAATTTTATCGCCAATGCTGGTAAAGATTTTCCTGTAGAAGTAATTGTCACTGAACCTACAGGTAAACCAATTACTAATCAACGGGTGCGCGTTGAGTTACAACAGATGAAATATAGTAGTGTGACTCAGGTAGTAGAAGGGAGTCGCACAGCGAAAAATCAAGTTGAATACAAGACAGTCGCCAAAGCAGAAATTACATCATCTGATAGTCCCCAAATTGTCAATTTAAAACCAACTGAATCTGGTTCATACCGCATTCGAGCTAATTTCAGCAATACTCAAGAAGAATTGACAGCCACAGATAGCCAAATTTGGGTGACAGGAAATAACCCAGTTTATTGGGGTTCAGAAGAACAGAATCGCCTAGAAGTGAAACTAGATAAACAAGAATATCAACCCGGTGAAATCGCCACCGCTTTAATTCAATCTCCCTACCCAGACGCAGAGTTATACTTTGCTGTCATTAAAGATAAACCCCTGTATGAACAACTAACTAAAGTTTCCGGTGGCGCACCCCAAATTCAATTTCAAGTTACGCCAGAAATGTTACCTAATGCAGCAGTAGAAGCTGTGTTAGTCAGACAAGGCGCACCTATTAACCAAGTAGAACCAGGAAGTTTAGATAAGTTAGTCAAAATTGGGTTTACACCTTTTAAAGTCAACTTGCAAGAGAAATATTTAAAAGTGCAAGTTACGCCATTGCAAGCATCACTAGAACCCGGTGCAGAATCAACGATACAACTGGAACTAAAAGATAACCAAAACAACCCCACGCAAGGACAATTAACAGTCATGGTGGTAAATGAAGCCGTGTTACAACTGTCTGGTTATCGTCCACCGGATTTGGTAGAAACAGTTTACGCACAACAACCCATATCTACCCGCTTTAGTGATAATCGTCCTGATGTGGTGATACAACCCCAAGATGTAGCTAAACCCAAAGGTTGGGGTTATGGTGGCGGTTTTTCCGCCGGTGCAGCTAATACCCGTGTTCGCACAGATTTTCAAGCTTTAGCTTACTATAATGCTTCCGTCCTTACCGATGCTGAGGGTAAGGCGCAAATCACCTTTAAATTACCAGATGACTTAACGACATGGCGGGTGATGGTTGTCGCTACCGATGGCAATCTCCGCTTTGGCAATGGTGAGGCGACATTTATCACTACCAAGCCACTACTAACTAATGCCATCTTGCCACAGTTTGTCCGTCCAGGCGATCGCATCCTCGCCGGTTTATCTGTCACCAATAACACAAGCACTTCCGGACACTTAACAATTAACGGTGAACTTAACGGAACTGTCAAGTTTGCCCAGAAGAACCCCAACACTACCAACTTACAAACCAAAACCACATCCGCAACTCAAGCCTATCGCTTCCCGATGATGGCAGAAAATGTTGGCGTGGCGCAAGTCCGCTTTACTACCCAGCTAAATAATACAGCCGCCGATGCCTTTGCTGTGCCGTTAGAAGTCAAGCCCTTGGAAGTTACAGAACAAGTTGTAGAAACTGGCGTAACTGAAAAGCAAGTCAAAATTCCTCTCAATGTTGATAAAAATGTCTACCCCAATGCTGGCGGTTTAGATATTCAACTGGCGAGTACCTTAATCCCAGAAATCAAAGCACCAGCCAAACAAGTATTAGCAAATGATGATTTACCCTTTGCTGAACCGGCGGCGAGTCAGTTAATGATTGCGGCTAATTTACAAACTTTGGCACAAAAATATAGTCAAACTTTTGCAGAATTCAATCCTCCGCAACAGGCGAATCAAGCCATTACTCAACTACAAAAACTGCAAATAGCCGATGGTGGTTTTGCAGCCTTCCCAGGACAACAAAAATCAGACCCTTGGGTGTCAGCTTACGCTGCTGAATCTTTAATTCAAGCCCAGCAAGCCTTCCCCAATGGGGTAGATACTGCCATGCTATCGCGCTTAAAGAATTACTTGCAGAAAGTCTTGGCGAACCCTGGACAATATGAGTTTTGTAAACAGCAATTATGTAGAACTCAACTCCAACTTAATGCTTTAATTGCACTATCAGAACTTGGAGATAAACGCAATAGTTTCTTAGGAGAAATTTATCAACAACGTAATAACTTTGATATTGTCACTCAAATCAAACTAGCAAGGTATTTATCTCAATTCTCTGAATGGCAAGATGAATCACAGCAAATGTTGAGCCAGTTGCAAGAAAATATCTACGAAACTGGACGTACAGCCGTGATTAGCCTACCCAAGAGTTGGGGGTGGATGAGTTCAAATACCGCAATACAAGCACAGGCTTTAAAATTATTTATCGCTAACCAAAGTCAACCCGAAGTTATCGATAAATTATTTCAAAGCCTCTTAGCACAACGCAGAAATGGTACATGGCAAACTAACTATAATAATGCCCAAGCATTAACAGCATTAGTAGCATATAGCCAACTTCAACCCACCCCACCAAACTTTTTAGCCACAGTGCAATTAGCAGGCAAGAAACTCGGAGAAAATCGCTTTAATGGCTATCAAAATCCAAGTTTACAGCTAAATGTGCCGATGGATAAATTACCTCGTGGTCGGCATGATTTAACCTTGCAAAAATCTGGAAATGGTAAGTTACATTATTTAGTAGCTTATAGTTACCGCTTACCAGGAAACCAACCAGGAAGATTTAACGGTTTACGAGTGACAAAAGCCATTAGCAAAGTTGGAGAAAGTAAGCCTTTGCAAAAAACAGGTATTTACGCTTTTGATAAACCATTAAATGTAGAAAGTGGACAGGTATTTGATATCGGTTTAGAAATTATTGCTGACCATCCTGTGGATCATATCGTAATTAAAGACCCATTACCAGCAGGATTAGAAGCAGTAGATCAAAGTTTTCAAACTGCGACAGCCGCATTACAAGCACAGGCCGATAGTTGGCAAATTGGCTATAGAAATATCTACCGCGATCGCATTATCGCCTATGCTAACCACCTCGAACCAGGAGTTTATAGCCTGCACTACTTAGTCCGTTCTGTAACTCCTGGTACATTCCTCTGGCCTGGTGCAGAAGTTCATTTGCAATACGCACCCGAAGAATTTGGACGTTCAGCCAGTTCTACCTTGCAAATTGAATAA